One stretch of Sinomonas terrae DNA includes these proteins:
- a CDS encoding DUF222 domain-containing protein — translation MGAEPQACAGAAAEGSSEGGVNVQWPGTPWQEDMRPEEAGWRETVGWTDQHPLDQPLLDDVPDEDVLPECVLRASAAHVDDRAEGVLLESGEILPEGGEILPEGGEILPGSGGLPESGDLLPGAGDILPDSGEALPEAGDIVPEGAACGGAEAGLEAADTCTGSSDSWTSVVVFGDRPDSPLFGSVGLPATEGLSADEALAVAECAERVIGWATGVRLRALARLEPALAAEDIPRRGSQPVRFGGAEAHALAVAEAATSSAISEMAAARLLHDAVDLTGSQSDVLEAVQTGAISFQHARVILDQARTLPPEVAQEFGREALERAVTRSGRRRTPSELRSALKRVRERMHPESIQSRKKAAARERGVWFAPEPDGMCTLTAFLPAEAGLAVLNGLDTDARTALAEARRSAGQESDQRSPETSAAAAAAGERTLSQLRADALIHRLLGSPDPAFVGPFRPEVVVTIPLDLALVSEISSPAPAMGTVDAVVETEDELAREQPALAPAIAGSARVAGLPSAAGSPSVAGSLNASGSPSAGVPPTAARSPGEASRRAVAELEGYGPIDAPTARRLASLAPNWDRLFTDPITGAALGVGRTAYRPPKALRRYLAHRDGGCLFPGCTRRAKVCEPDHIIEWQDGGKTDPDNLALLCRKHHALKSIGAWSYQHLAPDRGVEHGNRTGHDDRAEQGGGAGGPARVEDGDRLRHGNPAEAAHLLRWRSPLGRTHISETALPEIAPPEPPAPEIGLPECAVPGSAAPGSAAPGSAVPESAVPGSAVPERGVPDRGAPIPRTLSEAPNQPPPF, via the coding sequence ATGGGAGCGGAACCGCAGGCTTGCGCGGGCGCGGCGGCCGAAGGCAGCTCGGAGGGCGGGGTCAACGTGCAGTGGCCCGGAACCCCTTGGCAAGAGGACATGAGGCCTGAGGAGGCTGGCTGGCGCGAGACCGTGGGCTGGACGGACCAGCATCCCCTAGACCAGCCTCTCCTAGACGATGTGCCGGACGAGGACGTCCTCCCAGAGTGCGTGCTGCGCGCCAGTGCGGCGCACGTCGATGATCGGGCCGAGGGGGTCCTTCTTGAGTCAGGGGAGATCCTGCCTGAGGGCGGGGAGATCCTGCCTGAGGGCGGGGAGATCCTCCCCGGAAGCGGGGGCCTTCCCGAGTCCGGAGACCTCCTCCCTGGAGCTGGCGACATCCTCCCCGACTCCGGGGAAGCCCTCCCTGAGGCTGGCGACATTGTTCCCGAGGGCGCAGCGTGCGGCGGCGCAGAAGCCGGTCTCGAGGCCGCCGACACCTGCACCGGCTCATCCGACTCATGGACGTCGGTCGTCGTGTTCGGCGACCGGCCCGATTCGCCGTTGTTCGGGTCGGTGGGGTTGCCCGCGACCGAGGGCCTTTCCGCGGACGAGGCTCTGGCCGTAGCGGAGTGCGCCGAGCGGGTGATCGGCTGGGCGACAGGAGTCCGACTCCGGGCCCTAGCCCGCCTCGAGCCTGCTCTGGCTGCCGAGGACATCCCACGCCGGGGCAGCCAACCCGTGCGATTCGGCGGAGCTGAGGCGCACGCTCTTGCCGTGGCCGAGGCCGCGACCTCCTCGGCGATCTCCGAGATGGCCGCCGCGAGGCTCCTGCACGACGCCGTCGACCTGACGGGGTCGCAGAGCGACGTCTTGGAAGCAGTTCAGACCGGTGCGATCTCGTTCCAGCATGCCAGGGTCATCCTCGACCAGGCTCGCACCCTCCCGCCCGAAGTCGCCCAGGAGTTCGGTCGGGAGGCTCTGGAACGGGCCGTGACGCGGAGCGGGCGCCGCCGGACACCTTCGGAACTGCGCTCCGCGCTGAAGCGCGTGCGAGAACGGATGCACCCCGAGAGCATCCAGTCCCGAAAGAAAGCGGCGGCACGGGAGCGCGGCGTGTGGTTTGCCCCGGAGCCCGACGGGATGTGCACACTCACTGCGTTCCTTCCCGCCGAGGCGGGGCTGGCCGTCCTGAACGGACTCGACACCGATGCTCGCACCGCCCTCGCAGAAGCCCGCAGATCAGCTGGCCAGGAGAGTGATCAAAGGAGTCCTGAGACGTCCGCGGCCGCAGCCGCCGCCGGGGAGCGGACCTTGTCCCAGCTACGGGCCGATGCCCTCATCCACCGACTCCTCGGCTCCCCCGACCCTGCATTCGTCGGGCCCTTCCGTCCCGAGGTGGTCGTCACGATTCCTCTCGACCTCGCCCTCGTCTCCGAAATCAGCTCACCAGCCCCGGCGATGGGAACGGTCGACGCCGTCGTCGAAACTGAGGACGAGCTGGCCCGGGAACAGCCCGCTCTTGCGCCGGCCATAGCCGGGTCTGCGCGGGTGGCTGGATTGCCGAGCGCGGCTGGATCGCCCAGCGTGGCTGGATCGCTGAACGCATCCGGGTCTCCGAGCGCCGGTGTTCCGCCAACCGCTGCTAGATCCCCGGGGGAAGCGTCGCGACGTGCGGTGGCCGAGCTTGAGGGCTATGGACCAATTGATGCGCCCACGGCCAGGCGCCTCGCGTCCCTCGCCCCGAACTGGGACAGGCTCTTCACCGACCCCATCACAGGAGCTGCGCTCGGTGTCGGCCGCACGGCGTATCGGCCGCCAAAGGCCTTGCGCCGCTACCTCGCCCACCGCGACGGCGGATGTCTGTTTCCCGGTTGCACCCGACGCGCCAAGGTATGCGAACCGGACCACATCATCGAATGGCAGGACGGCGGGAAAACAGACCCGGACAACCTGGCTCTGCTGTGCCGAAAGCATCACGCCCTCAAGTCCATCGGGGCTTGGAGCTACCAGCACCTCGCCCCGGACCGTGGGGTAGAGCACGGTAATCGGACAGGGCACGATGATCGGGCAGAGCAGGGCGGTGGTGCGGGAGGCCCGGCTCGGGTAGAGGACGGCGATCGTCTACGGCATGGCAATCCTGCGGAAGCTGCTCATCTGCTCCGGTGGAGGTCGCCGCTGGGCCGTACCCACATTTCCGAAACGGCCCTGCCCGAGATTGCTCCGCCAGAACCTCCAGCGCCCGAGATCGGCCTGCCCGAATGCGCAGTGCCAGGATCAGCGGCGCCGGGATCAGCGGCGCCAGGATCAGCGGTGCCAGAATCAGCGGTGCCAGGATCAGCGGTGCCGGAACGGGGAGTGCCGGATCGGGGAGCGCCGATTCCACGAACGCTCTCGGAGGCTCCAAACCAACCTCCGCCGTTCTGA
- a CDS encoding metal-dependent hydrolase: protein MMGPHHAACGAAAWVAITTQVHLDLAPLTAAVGWGPASIDLGAPLLHSSPLGIVAGALVTAGAALLPDADHPSATIAHSLPPVSRLVCEGIGAVAGGHRNGTHSLLGVAAFTAVAWAAGRWTAVFPGVGTIHLGAGIVSLLLVAFAAKVLGVFPEGVRRIPWLVAVPLAAFIAVFAPHEQNWFPLAVALGSSVHIAGDMLTTGGCNLLWPIAFRRPRRFSRVPLLAWMWRPGGHVSFPVLGDAGSWREWLMLVPVSCYAIAGVGGAVWTLGRAGAAAVVAAWGVR from the coding sequence ATGATGGGCCCTCATCACGCCGCTTGCGGCGCCGCAGCTTGGGTAGCCATTACGACCCAAGTACACCTCGATCTCGCACCGCTTACGGCGGCCGTCGGTTGGGGTCCCGCGAGCATCGACCTCGGTGCGCCGCTCCTGCACTCTTCGCCGCTTGGAATTGTCGCGGGCGCCCTTGTGACAGCCGGGGCTGCTCTCCTCCCGGACGCTGACCACCCGAGTGCGACGATCGCCCACTCCCTTCCGCCCGTCTCGCGGCTCGTGTGCGAGGGGATCGGAGCCGTTGCAGGTGGCCACCGCAACGGCACGCACTCCCTGCTCGGGGTAGCGGCCTTCACCGCTGTCGCCTGGGCTGCGGGGCGCTGGACCGCTGTCTTTCCTGGGGTCGGCACGATTCACCTCGGGGCCGGCATCGTCTCGCTCCTGCTCGTCGCGTTCGCGGCAAAGGTCCTAGGTGTCTTTCCGGAGGGCGTGCGCCGGATTCCTTGGCTCGTCGCGGTGCCTCTGGCGGCATTCATTGCCGTCTTCGCCCCCCATGAGCAGAACTGGTTCCCGCTCGCCGTAGCTCTTGGATCCTCCGTGCACATCGCCGGGGACATGCTCACAACCGGCGGCTGCAACCTCCTTTGGCCGATCGCATTTCGACGGCCCCGACGCTTCTCACGAGTCCCGTTACTTGCCTGGATGTGGCGGCCGGGAGGCCACGTCTCGTTTCCCGTCCTCGGCGATGCCGGCTCGTGGAGGGAATGGCTCATGCTCGTTCCCGTGAGCTGCTACGCAATCGCTGGCGTGGGCGGTGCCGTCTGGACGCTGGGAAGAGCGGGAGCGGCCGCGGTAGTCGCTGCGTGGGGCGTGCGCTGA
- a CDS encoding L-threonylcarbamoyladenylate synthase codes for MARYFDVHPVDPQPRLIGQIVRILQDGGLIAYPTDSCYALGAQMGNRQALDRIRQIRRLDDKHHFTLVCRDFAQLGQLVNIDNDVFRAIKGVTPGPYTFILPATREVPRRMLHPKKKTVGVRIPDNNVVRALVAELGEPILSSTLLLPGDEDPLIDGWDIKERLDNVLDAVVDAGDCGTEPTTVVDFSSGDAEVARRGAGDASRFE; via the coding sequence ATGGCGCGCTACTTCGATGTCCACCCGGTGGACCCCCAGCCCCGCCTGATCGGCCAGATCGTACGGATTCTGCAGGACGGAGGGCTGATCGCCTACCCGACCGATTCCTGCTACGCGCTAGGCGCCCAGATGGGCAACCGGCAGGCGCTCGACCGGATCCGGCAGATCCGGCGGCTCGATGACAAACACCATTTCACGCTTGTCTGCCGCGACTTCGCCCAGCTGGGCCAGCTCGTGAACATCGACAACGACGTGTTCCGTGCCATCAAAGGCGTCACTCCGGGCCCCTACACATTCATTCTCCCCGCTACCCGGGAGGTCCCGCGCCGAATGCTGCACCCGAAGAAGAAGACGGTCGGCGTGCGCATCCCCGACAACAACGTCGTCCGCGCCCTGGTCGCGGAGCTCGGCGAGCCCATCCTCTCGTCCACCCTGCTTCTGCCCGGGGACGAGGACCCGCTCATCGACGGCTGGGACATCAAGGAGCGACTCGACAATGTCCTGGACGCGGTCGTCGACGCGGGCGACTGCGGCACCGAACCCACTACCGTTGTCGACTTCTCGAGTGGCGACGCCGAGGTGGCGCGTCGAGGAGCGGGAGACGCGTCCCGCTTCGAATAG
- a CDS encoding MFS transporter: MSEKAAPPRPNLKQRTTSELSKAAVSGWLGTAMEFMDFQLYSLAAAIVFNKIFFPDVSPVIGLIAAMATYGVGYVARLVGAVYFGRMGDRIGRKKVLFLTIALMGASTTLIGALPTYQMIGIWAPILLVALRLIQGFGAGAEIAGASVMLAEYAPTKSRGLISSLVSLGTNSGTLAASGLWALLVSALPNDQLLSWGWRVPFLASFVVMLFAIWVRRSLKESPVFEDRADVVDGVALSKAEVAANAQHQGVLEEALRQKKGKAFLIALGLRFGQAGNSGLVQTFLVGYLATVLMADKALGTTAIMWGSLLGFATVPLIGWLGDKFGRRKLYMVLSTLTILFAVPMMLMITSGNSAIITLGMVIGLNLGVLSLFAMESVTMAEFFGARTRFTQLALAKEIGGILTTAIGPVLAATLTAVTGQWWPLAAMLIGYSAVTLVSAAVGPEVRGRDLVRLEDAV; encoded by the coding sequence ATGTCCGAGAAAGCTGCCCCTCCCCGGCCGAATCTGAAGCAGAGAACCACGAGCGAACTCTCCAAGGCCGCCGTCTCGGGATGGCTCGGCACGGCGATGGAGTTCATGGACTTCCAGCTGTACTCGCTCGCGGCAGCGATCGTCTTCAACAAGATCTTCTTCCCCGATGTAAGCCCGGTGATCGGCCTCATCGCTGCGATGGCAACCTACGGCGTCGGCTATGTGGCCCGCCTCGTCGGCGCTGTCTACTTTGGACGCATGGGCGACCGGATTGGCCGCAAGAAGGTACTTTTCCTGACCATCGCCCTCATGGGCGCGTCTACGACGCTGATCGGGGCCCTCCCGACGTATCAGATGATCGGCATCTGGGCCCCGATCCTGCTCGTCGCGCTGCGCCTCATCCAGGGTTTCGGCGCTGGCGCGGAGATCGCGGGCGCGTCAGTCATGCTCGCCGAATACGCCCCCACGAAGAGCCGTGGCCTCATTTCCTCTCTCGTCTCGCTGGGCACCAACTCGGGAACACTGGCGGCGTCGGGCCTGTGGGCCCTGCTCGTCAGCGCCCTCCCCAATGACCAGCTGCTCTCGTGGGGCTGGCGGGTCCCGTTCTTGGCGAGCTTCGTCGTCATGCTGTTCGCAATCTGGGTGCGCCGCTCGCTCAAGGAGAGCCCTGTCTTCGAGGACCGCGCGGACGTCGTAGATGGCGTCGCCCTCTCCAAAGCTGAGGTTGCTGCCAACGCCCAGCACCAGGGCGTACTTGAGGAGGCGCTTCGACAGAAGAAGGGCAAGGCCTTCCTCATTGCTCTCGGTCTCCGCTTCGGCCAAGCCGGAAACTCTGGCCTCGTGCAGACCTTCCTCGTCGGCTATCTCGCAACAGTACTGATGGCGGACAAGGCACTTGGCACCACTGCGATCATGTGGGGCTCGCTCCTTGGCTTCGCCACAGTGCCGCTTATCGGCTGGCTTGGCGACAAGTTCGGTCGCCGCAAGCTCTACATGGTCCTCAGCACCCTGACGATCCTCTTCGCCGTGCCGATGATGCTCATGATCACAAGCGGGAACTCCGCGATCATCACGCTCGGCATGGTGATCGGCCTCAACCTCGGTGTGCTCAGCCTCTTCGCAATGGAGAGCGTCACCATGGCCGAGTTCTTCGGCGCCCGCACGCGTTTCACCCAGCTCGCGCTGGCCAAGGAAATCGGGGGCATCCTCACCACCGCGATCGGTCCCGTCCTCGCCGCGACGCTCACCGCGGTGACCGGACAGTGGTGGCCCCTCGCCGCCATGCTCATCGGCTACAGCGCCGTCACGCTCGTCTCGGCGGCTGTCGGCCCCGAGGTGCGTGGCCGCGACCTCGTCCGGCTAGAGGACGCGGTCTGA